One Primulina eburnea isolate SZY01 chromosome 4, ASM2296580v1, whole genome shotgun sequence genomic window, GGTTGAGTGTTGAGATGTCTCACCTACGAACCCGGGGCCTCTAGTGTGGGGCTGAGATGGCTCGTGTCTGTATCCCGTGCTTCTGGTGTAAGGTTGAAATGGCTCTCCTCCGAATGCTTGATGACTGTACCCCGGTCCTCTGGTGTACTGTTGAAATGGCTCACCTCCAAACCCTGGATGACTGTATCCAGGGCCTCCGAAATAAGGTTGAAATGACTCACTTCCGAATCCTGGATGACTGTATCCCGGGCCTCTAGCATAGGGCTGAAACGGTTCATCTCTGAATCCCGGGCCATTGCTTTGGTGGAAGTTCTGACCATATGCATATCTGTATCCATATTCTGGTGGATAACGGTATACGACATGAATTTCTTCAGCATCCTTAGGCTTACAAGGTTGAGTGGGCTGGCTTGTAACATTTGCAGATTCGGTTGATGATTTTGGCTCAGGTGGTGGCGAATCATGTGGCTCCTCTACTGGTGGTCCTGCTTCTGTTTGTGCCTGTTCAGCTGGTGTGTCCTTGTGCTCCGGTGGTGGTGCTCCTCCCTCTGGTGTACCACCTTCATtggctggttcagttggttgcTCCGGCTGCTCCATATGTGAACAAATAACTGCACTCTTCCTTGTCTTCTTGATGGCTTTTACCATCGCCACAGGGTCTGCCCACCCGattattgttattttttgttgtggaaAATCAATATAGAGATCGCATATACCTGTGAGACATACCGTGTTTCGCATTAGATGAAGCTCATCAATAGCTTTGTTATCATTCAGTCTGAATTTTCTTACCAGTTATTCCTTGCAGAGCTTTCTTGATCTTCTGAACACAACCATTACAGTCCATTCGAACCTTGATCTCTGTGATTCTTGGTTTCTGAACATATTGTTGTGAAATGATTACATAATCAAAGAATTTTTTAACATGGAATATAAAAAACTATTTGTTGCTGTTATTATTCATATCCTAGCTAAATGTAACATGGGTTTAAGAACATACCTCCATTTCTTGTGCCATCAATGGAGATTAGGGAATGATGATGGAGaaagtataaaaaaaaaaaaactgaggTATTTTACAATGGAGAGATTAAAGAGGGAACTAGAGAATCAAATATATGGCATGCATTAGTTCATGGAGAAGGAATATTTTAAAGTTGATGAATTGTGGGACATGCAAAGAATCTCTTTTTCATATAAGTTTATCTTTGGAGGGCTATTCTCCCCTTTTCTGGTATTGTGGGTCTCCCATAGGAATGGTGGTCTTTTGCTCGAGTTTGATGTGTTGAGGGAAGGGAATTTGCTTTTAGTGTTTGATAAACTATGGCCATTGGTTGCTTATTTtagtttattatatatataaatatgtagTAGTCGACCGACATGACCTTGATTGGCAGAAACTAGCCAACTCCATCTATGGTCACTTGGCTAATTGATAGGTCATGCATGCCAAGGGGTAAATAGAGGTAGATGGCTTGATTGTTTGTTATGTTTGTGCACATATTTTTATCACATAGTCAAAATGTACGAAAGAGCGTGTGTGAGCGATGATAAAACTGTAGTAATTTAAATAGCGCCGGTTTTGAATTTCATATCTAAATCGGTCGTAGTTGACCTATTCGAAAGTAAtaattaataacaataattacacttaattatatatatcttgATACATAATAAATGTAactttatataattattatcaaattaatataaataaataaatacaatatAACACATGCGTCTACCTGAATATATGTGGAAAATAACTTGTTTGAAGCGTGAAGTTATAAAG contains:
- the LOC140830779 gene encoding uncharacterized protein is translated as MAQEMEKPRITEIKVRMDCNGCVQKIKKALQGITGICDLYIDFPQQKITIIGWADPVAMVKAIKKTRKSAVICSHMEQPEQPTEPANEGGTPEGGAPPPEHKDTPAEQAQTEAGPPVEEPHDSPPPEPKSSTESANVTSQPTQPCKPKDAEEIHVVYRYPPEYGYRYAYGQNFHQSNGPGFRDEPFQPYARGPGYSHPGFGSESFQPYFGGPGYSHPGFGGEPFQQYTRGPGYSHQAFGGEPFQPYTRSTGYRHEPSQPHTRGPGFVGETSQHSTRGPGYRDEPSQVHTTRPGFGSEPSQPTYVTHSYNSYKPSPYVTEYAYPRSPPRYSRYSIPDHYIQDYHGGNTSNGNGNITSMFSEENPNACRIA